In Girardinichthys multiradiatus isolate DD_20200921_A chromosome 18, DD_fGirMul_XY1, whole genome shotgun sequence, a single window of DNA contains:
- the spartb gene encoding spartin b isoform X1 gives MEQAKQDAFDNARLQVIKDGYESAFQCINQGLSADEAGEKSQALELYKRGRQHLLRGISVPSRGEECVGSSWESARQMQQKMQETLNNITTRLAVLETSYDLTSATTKSSSGADMSAGDLYPKLGTKEKPERPAPPRPAPPSQAAAAVGGMAASHSPVVQVEQPPAYSPQAADGHVSISYGTESGEMSLVGDDFYSRTSTSTSSPQSMGEDGEELLYIPYGVQIFFVTPEGQVSAPSYPGYLRLVKFTSDFSDRIPRRPPAFLQVCDWLYPLMSVDSPVLLCNTGVFMFPDMMAPGPGYYVGVVLSSELPAADRDSFKDLLSQMTDLRVQSPDEAADSVNLSQKVSISAPEETQPAETEEENGLPEWSEKVANGILTGASWLSWGLVKGAEYTGKAIQKGASKLREHITPEDKPTDVGPTVTKSLYVAKQATGGAVKVSQFLVDGVCTVANCVGRELAPHVKKHGGKLIPESMKKDKDGRSNIDGAMVVAASGVQGFATVWNGLEVAAKDITTNVAAETVTTMKHKYRGLQNIFDTSNEKNSTAARQDKPQTTRSILPLMSVLLPAILTTWGSKLWLKELESKRRRPFWKTTSFRKKRRMRRKWRN, from the exons ATGGAGCAGGCCAAACAAGATGCATTTGATAATGCCAGACTCCAAGTGATCAAAGATGGCTATGAAAGTGCCTTTCAGTGCATCAATCAAGGACTATcagcagatgaagctggagaaaAGTCGCAAGCTCTGGAGCTCTACAAGCGAGGTCGACAGCATCTTCTCAGGGGCATTAGTGTGCCTTCTCGGGGAGAGGAGTGTGTTGGCAGCTCATGGGAATCAGCCCGACAAATGCAGCAGAAGATGCAGGAGACACTGAACAACATCACCACACGCCTTGCAGTGCTGGAGACCAGCTATGACCTTACATCTGCAACCACAAAGAGCTCCAGTGGTGCAGATATGTCTGCAGGAGATCTCTACCCAAAGCTCGGCACTAAAGAAAAGCCCGAAAGGCCAGCCCCACCAAGGCCAGCCCCACCAAGCCAGGCTGCAGCAGCTGTAGGTGGCATGGCTGCAAGCCATAGCCCAGTGGTTCAAGTCGAACAGCCCCCAGCTTACTCTCCTCAGGCTGCTGATGGCCATGTTTCTATCTCTTATGGGACAGAATCAGGGGAGATGTCACTGGTTGGGGATGATTTCTACAGTCGTACATCTACCTCCACATCATCTCCCCAGAGCATGGGTGAAGATGGAGAGGAGCTGCTGTACATCCCTTATGGCGTTCAGATATTCTTCGTCACACCTGAGGGGCAAGTAAGCGCCCCATCATACCCTGGCTACCTGCGGCTAGTGAAGTTTACCAGTGATTTCTCTGATAGGATTCCCAGGAGGCCGCCAGCATTTCTGCAG GTGTGTGACTGGCTCTACCCTCTGATGTCTGTGGATTCCCCAGTGCTACTGTGTAACACTGGGGTTTTTATGTTTCCGGACATGATGGCGCCAGGTCCAGGTTActatgtgggggtggtgttgtCGTCTGAGCTCCCTGCAGCAGACAGAGACTCTTTTAAGGACCTGCTATCCCAGATGACAGATCTCAGGGTTCAG TCCCCAGATGAAGCTGCAGATTCAGTTAATCTTAGTCAGAAGGTGTCCATTTCTGCACCTGAGGAGACACAACCAGCAGAGACCGAAGAGGAGAATGGTTTGCCTGAATGGAGTGAAAAGGTGGCAAATGGGATCTTAACTG GTGCATCCTGGTTAAGCTGGGGTTTGGTCAAAGGTGCTGAGTACACAGGCAAGGCTATTCAAAAGGGGGCGTCTAAACTCAGGGAACATATCACTCCAGAGGACAAGCCCACCGATGTCGGCCCCACTGTAACCAAAAGCCTCTATGTGGCAAAGCAAGCAACAGGAGGAGCTGTTAAAGTCAGCCAGTTTCTAG TGGACGGGGTGTGTACTGTGGCTAACTGTGTTGGTCGAGAGTTGGCTCCTCATGTGAAAAAACATGGAGGCAAGCTGATTCCTGAGTCCATGAAGAAAGATAAGGATGGGCGCTCGAACATCGATGGAGCAATGGTGGTAGCTGCCAGTGGAGTGCAAG GATTTGCCACTGTGTGGAATGGTCTGGAAGTAGCAGCTAAGGACATCACcacaaatgttgcagcagaaacgGTCACCACCATGAAACATAA ATATAGAGGTCTACAAAACATCTTTGACACATCTAATGAGAAGAACA GTACGGCAGCGCGGCAGGACAAGCCACAGACAACGCGGTCAATTCTGCCATTAATGTCGGTATTACTGCCTGCAATATTGACAACCTGGGGATCAAAGCTGTGGTTAAAAGAACTGGAAAGCAAACGGCGCAGGCCATTTTGGAAGACTACAAGCTTCAGGAAAAAACGCAGAATGAGAAGGAAGTGGAGAAATTGA
- the spartb gene encoding spartin b isoform X2 has translation MEQAKQDAFDNARLQVIKDGYESAFQCINQGLSADEAGEKSQALELYKRGRQHLLRGISVPSRGEECVGSSWESARQMQQKMQETLNNITTRLAVLETSYDLTSATTKSSSGADMSAGDLYPKLGTKEKPERPAPPRPAPPSQAAAAVGGMAASHSPVVQVEQPPAYSPQAADGHVSISYGTESGEMSLVGDDFYSRTSTSTSSPQSMGEDGEELLYIPYGVQIFFVTPEGQVSAPSYPGYLRLVKFTSDFSDRIPRRPPAFLQVCDWLYPLMSVDSPVLLCNTGVFMFPDMMAPGPGYYVGVVLSSELPAADRDSFKDLLSQMTDLRVQSPDEAADSVNLSQKVSISAPEETQPAETEEENGLPEWSEKVANGILTGASWLSWGLVKGAEYTGKAIQKGASKLREHITPEDKPTDVGPTVTKSLYVAKQATGGAVKVSQFLVDGVCTVANCVGRELAPHVKKHGGKLIPESMKKDKDGRSNIDGAMVVAASGVQGFATVWNGLEVAAKDITTNVAAETVTTMKHKYGSAAGQATDNAVNSAINVGITACNIDNLGIKAVVKRTGKQTAQAILEDYKLQEKTQNEKEVEKLKK, from the exons ATGGAGCAGGCCAAACAAGATGCATTTGATAATGCCAGACTCCAAGTGATCAAAGATGGCTATGAAAGTGCCTTTCAGTGCATCAATCAAGGACTATcagcagatgaagctggagaaaAGTCGCAAGCTCTGGAGCTCTACAAGCGAGGTCGACAGCATCTTCTCAGGGGCATTAGTGTGCCTTCTCGGGGAGAGGAGTGTGTTGGCAGCTCATGGGAATCAGCCCGACAAATGCAGCAGAAGATGCAGGAGACACTGAACAACATCACCACACGCCTTGCAGTGCTGGAGACCAGCTATGACCTTACATCTGCAACCACAAAGAGCTCCAGTGGTGCAGATATGTCTGCAGGAGATCTCTACCCAAAGCTCGGCACTAAAGAAAAGCCCGAAAGGCCAGCCCCACCAAGGCCAGCCCCACCAAGCCAGGCTGCAGCAGCTGTAGGTGGCATGGCTGCAAGCCATAGCCCAGTGGTTCAAGTCGAACAGCCCCCAGCTTACTCTCCTCAGGCTGCTGATGGCCATGTTTCTATCTCTTATGGGACAGAATCAGGGGAGATGTCACTGGTTGGGGATGATTTCTACAGTCGTACATCTACCTCCACATCATCTCCCCAGAGCATGGGTGAAGATGGAGAGGAGCTGCTGTACATCCCTTATGGCGTTCAGATATTCTTCGTCACACCTGAGGGGCAAGTAAGCGCCCCATCATACCCTGGCTACCTGCGGCTAGTGAAGTTTACCAGTGATTTCTCTGATAGGATTCCCAGGAGGCCGCCAGCATTTCTGCAG GTGTGTGACTGGCTCTACCCTCTGATGTCTGTGGATTCCCCAGTGCTACTGTGTAACACTGGGGTTTTTATGTTTCCGGACATGATGGCGCCAGGTCCAGGTTActatgtgggggtggtgttgtCGTCTGAGCTCCCTGCAGCAGACAGAGACTCTTTTAAGGACCTGCTATCCCAGATGACAGATCTCAGGGTTCAG TCCCCAGATGAAGCTGCAGATTCAGTTAATCTTAGTCAGAAGGTGTCCATTTCTGCACCTGAGGAGACACAACCAGCAGAGACCGAAGAGGAGAATGGTTTGCCTGAATGGAGTGAAAAGGTGGCAAATGGGATCTTAACTG GTGCATCCTGGTTAAGCTGGGGTTTGGTCAAAGGTGCTGAGTACACAGGCAAGGCTATTCAAAAGGGGGCGTCTAAACTCAGGGAACATATCACTCCAGAGGACAAGCCCACCGATGTCGGCCCCACTGTAACCAAAAGCCTCTATGTGGCAAAGCAAGCAACAGGAGGAGCTGTTAAAGTCAGCCAGTTTCTAG TGGACGGGGTGTGTACTGTGGCTAACTGTGTTGGTCGAGAGTTGGCTCCTCATGTGAAAAAACATGGAGGCAAGCTGATTCCTGAGTCCATGAAGAAAGATAAGGATGGGCGCTCGAACATCGATGGAGCAATGGTGGTAGCTGCCAGTGGAGTGCAAG GATTTGCCACTGTGTGGAATGGTCTGGAAGTAGCAGCTAAGGACATCACcacaaatgttgcagcagaaacgGTCACCACCATGAAACATAA GTACGGCAGCGCGGCAGGACAAGCCACAGACAACGCGGTCAATTCTGCCATTAATGTCGGTATTACTGCCTGCAATATTGACAACCTGGGGATCAAAGCTGTGGTTAAAAGAACTGGAAAGCAAACGGCGCAGGCCATTTTGGAAGACTACAAGCTTCAGGAAAAAACGCAGAATGAGAAGGAAGTGGAGAAATTGAAGAAATAG